The DNA segment AAATTGCGCCTGGAGAAGCACAAAGCGGTTCCCAGTGATTATGAGATCGCTCTAGCATTGACGGGGGGCTCAACCAACAGAAAAAGGTTGCGCGCTAACTTTCGCAGTGTATATATGCTTACATTCTTACCTTCTTTCTAAGATCATAGCTTGTTTTGAATTCATCTACAAGCCCCAATGATCACACTTTCCCTCCAGCCCCAAGGTATATTTTCTAAAACTTGAACTTATATGATTCGCTCTTAATCAAGTTGAGCACCACTGTGTTATCCAAAGGAGTGTATTGGTTGGTTACAAGCTTAATGGCCTCCTGGGCAACGATACCGCCGACAAAAGCGGCAGTAGTTGGAATAGTGGCAAAACCCCCTCGAATACTAAAAATGTATCAGCTTCGCTCTCCCCCAAGGCGTAAGACGTACACTTCTTCGACGCTCTGTTGGAGAATTTCAGGCAGTCCCTCGCTGAAATTTGGGAATAAGTCGAGTAGGACCTGTTGAAGTTTCTGGTTGTCGGTCGCTAAGTTGTCTGTAGAGCTGGCGCCGGGCCATCGCTTCTCGTACTCAAAGAACGTTTCGGATgcaagaagggcaaggtACATGGACAGGCAAGTAGCGGAGTCGTTTTCCTCGTCGAAATTTTCTACTTCAACTGTTAGTGACAACGCAATGAAAGTTAGTGAAACACTAACCAAGCTCGGTTAACAAAAGACCCCTAACGTTCTTACTGTCACTAAGGGAAGTTCCTTTGATAATGCCTACACCACCAACATTCTTGACGAATCCTTCCACTTCCTCATCGGGAACGGTATCGGCTGGCAGACCGACATTGTGCAGGACTTCACTCAAGAGATACTTGAACTGCTTGAGGTTGGTTCGGTACTGAGTCTTGTACATGTTTTGGAGAGCGACATAAGAAGTTGTGCTGGAGTGCATATcgggaagagaaggagaggtAGGCGGAAGATGGGGGGCCGGGATGATATACTGGTTGAGTGtgtgaagaaggatgtGTAGGTTCTTAGACTGAGTACGGGGTTGGTGATATGAGGGCTATGAGTTATGTATGTTAGACACTCACGTTTGTGGAGATGTTCTTGACACTCTCGTCGTTTAGCAGCCCTTTGATCTCCCAGGGCACCTTATGCTATGTTCAGCTCCTAATTACTTGAGTTTCCCGCAAATATCACTCACATCTGATTTACTCCACACTCTGTAAGCTTGTGCCAACGCTTCATCATAATTCTCCTCGTCCCCCTTGATCTTTTCTGCTTTCAGCTTCACCTTGAATTCTGCTTTCTCCTCACTGGTCTCGGGCAGCTTGCCGCCGTGCTGAAATTCAATTCAGCTTTTCATCCTTTCTAAATTGTCCCTTCACTCACTGATTCCTTCCACAGACTAGCAGCCCTGACAAGGAGGACCACCCAAGGAATATGGGAATGCTCCATAGAGTCCATGTTAGCAAGGTCCAAAGAGCGTGCATGTTGCTCAAGTGCAGGGAAAGGTTCGTCAATCCTAAGAGTGTGTGTAGTATCAGGATGACTGTCAACGACTGCTAACACGTCAGTGAGGTTTGATCTAAGGCAAATAATTACGGACCAGTATGTTCCCGAAGCTGGATTTGGACTCGGCTGATGAAACCAGAATTGCGGATGGCGATCAATGGTATATCAGGGCCGCCaatggatgaagaagctACATATCACATTAGTTCGAGAGTTACAATATGTCAAGCATCATACCTTCCCATAGGATCTCCGAAATTTGGTTTTCAAGGGACGGCTCGACGTTTGATAAGATAATGAGAgtgaaggagagaaagaatTGAGGGTCAGtcttgatgatgatggcaGGGTCCTGCGCAAAGGTCGGCACCAACGCAATTTCATGCCAAGACAGATGTTGGACCCACTTCTGTACGGGCTTCACCCTCGACGGCCGGATTGAGCTCCTTCAGGTACCTGTGGGAGAAGTCAACATCCGATGTCTATATGGTCAAAGTCGATACCCACTTCACGCTCTCCTGGGCTATGTTCGATCCGATTGAGTCTGGATGCAAGAAAAAGTTGGTTGCAACGTCTTGGGCTGTAGTTGTCTTGGAGGATAGAATGGTGAATTGTGAGATGCCTAAGGAACCAAGGAATAATCAGACGACGGAACTGACTTCTCAAGGCAAGAAAGGCTCACCTGGAAGAACAAGATTCTTTAGCGATTGAGAGCCAGCAGCATCGCACCCAACTAGGAGTACCCGAGCTTGTTCTAAAGACCTTTGCCCTGCAGAAGCCCAGAGTCTGATATGATGTTCAGCATAAGGCACTGATGCAGCCAGTCACTGAAAAGATTATAGACCTACCGAAGTTGTCGGTCGTAACGCCTAGCCTTTGCGTCTGGTCGATACCTTGTTTTGAACGTCAGGATACCTCACATCACGTGCACCGTGAGGACACAAGCATACTCACGAAGGCACAGGAGCAGTCCCCGTGATGGCGTCCGCGACGTCCATAGAATCATCCATCTTGGTAATTTTGGTTGGACGTCTCTCAAGAGcggaaggggaagagggcATCTGCTAATTTTATAGCCCGAATGACTCAAAAATGTTCTTAGTCTATTCTGTTGGGAATGGGATAGCTGGAATGATCAAGATCGAGGACCGACAGTTCGTTCG comes from the Cryptococcus gattii WM276 chromosome M, complete sequence genome and includes:
- a CDS encoding Ubiquitin-activating enzyme(E1) subunit, putative;UlaA (Similar to TIGR gene model, INSD accession AAW46757.1), with amino-acid sequence MPSSPSALERRPTKITKMDDSMDVADAITGTAPVPSYRPDAKARRYDRQLRLWASAGQRSLEQARVLLVGCDAAGSQSLKNLVLPGISQFTILSSKTTTAQDVATNFFLHPDSIGSNIAQESVKYLKELNPAVEGEARTEDPAIIIKTDPQFFLSFTLIILSNVEPSLENQISEILWEASSSIGGPDIPLIAIRNSGFISRVQIQLREHTVVDSHPDTTHTLRIDEPFPALEQHARSLDLANMDSMEHSHIPWVVLLVRAASLWKESHGGKLPETSEEKAEFKVKLKAEKIKGDEENYDEALAQAYRVWSKSDVPWEIKGLLNDESVKNISTNSKNLHILLHTLNQYIIPAPHLPPTSPSLPDMHSSTTSYVALQNMYKTQYRTNLKQFKYLLSEVLHNVGLPADTVPDEEVEGFVKNVGGVGIIKGTSLSDSKNVRGLLLTELENFDEENDSATCLSMYLALLASETFFEYEKRWPGASSTDNLATDNQKLQQVLLDLFPNFSEGLPEILQQSVEEVIRGGFATIPTTAAFVGGIVAQEAIKLVTNQYTPLDNTVVLNLIKSESYKFKF